A section of the Tumebacillus sp. BK434 genome encodes:
- a CDS encoding prolyl oligopeptidase family serine peptidase → MQRLASDGRMVSAHPVVVHPDFADRVEITKIFYLVDGLKVAGFIARPLLAGHNCPVLLYNRGGYRSFSKLNDAALVRVAEYAARGYVVLASQYRGNGGGEGRDEYGGADVKDLFVLAWLAESLPYADASQLFMFGHSRGGMMTYLCIRHGLPLRAAAVVAAPTDLARRPLPHAMEQLYGGLFGDPAANPEPYRERSALCWPERLLRVPLLIQHGGQDRRVYPEESLQLVEQLQAHGAEHKFILYPEGDHFLQNVHQARDREIFNWLGGYAR, encoded by the coding sequence ATGCAGCGTCTGGCAAGTGACGGCAGGATGGTCTCGGCCCATCCTGTCGTGGTACACCCTGATTTTGCAGACCGGGTGGAGATCACGAAGATCTTCTACCTGGTCGATGGTTTGAAAGTGGCCGGTTTCATCGCCCGGCCCCTTTTGGCTGGCCATAACTGCCCCGTGCTCCTCTACAACCGGGGCGGTTACCGCTCGTTCAGCAAGCTCAACGACGCCGCGCTCGTCCGCGTCGCCGAGTACGCGGCGCGAGGCTATGTCGTGCTCGCTTCGCAGTACCGGGGCAACGGCGGCGGCGAAGGGCGCGACGAGTACGGCGGGGCCGATGTGAAAGACCTGTTCGTGCTGGCCTGGCTCGCCGAATCGCTTCCGTACGCCGATGCGTCACAGCTGTTCATGTTCGGCCATTCACGCGGCGGCATGATGACCTACCTCTGCATCCGCCACGGTCTGCCCCTGCGTGCGGCCGCCGTCGTCGCCGCGCCGACCGATCTCGCCCGCCGTCCGCTGCCGCATGCCATGGAGCAGCTCTACGGCGGCCTGTTCGGAGACCCCGCCGCGAACCCGGAGCCTTACCGCGAGCGCTCCGCGCTCTGCTGGCCGGAGCGGTTGCTGCGCGTGCCGCTGCTGATCCAGCACGGCGGGCAGGACCGTCGCGTGTACCCGGAAGAGTCCTTGCAGCTGGTCGAGCAACTGCAGGCGCACGGCGCGGAGCACAAGTTCATCCTCTACCCGGAAGGCGATCATTTTCTGCAAAACGTCCATCAGGCGCGCGACCGGGAGATCTTCAACTGGCTGGGAGGCTATGCAAGATGA